One Mycobacterium sp. SMC-4 DNA window includes the following coding sequences:
- a CDS encoding NAD-dependent protein deacetylase, which yields MESPELVALLRGRRVAVLTGAGMSTDSGIPDYRGPDSPPSNPMTIRQFTSDPTFRQRYWARNHVGWRHMDDKRPNAGHRALAALERAGVVTGLITQNVDLLHTKAGSHAVVDLHGTYARVVCLECGHRMSRSALHDLLDAANPGFLERAESVGAIAVAPDADAMLDDTAGFRIVDCPECGGMLKPDIVYFGESVPKARVDVAYSMVDHADALLVAGSSLTVYSGYRFVRHACARGIPVAIINRGRTRGDDLASVKIDNGCSPMLALLADELPAPAAPELSA from the coding sequence GTGGAATCACCTGAACTGGTTGCACTGCTGCGGGGCCGCCGCGTGGCGGTGCTGACGGGCGCGGGCATGTCCACCGACTCTGGCATCCCCGACTACCGCGGGCCCGACTCGCCGCCGAGCAACCCGATGACGATCCGTCAGTTCACCTCGGACCCGACTTTTCGCCAGCGTTACTGGGCGCGCAACCACGTCGGCTGGCGGCACATGGACGACAAGCGGCCCAACGCCGGCCACCGAGCGCTGGCGGCACTCGAACGGGCCGGCGTGGTCACCGGCCTGATCACCCAGAACGTGGACCTTCTGCATACCAAGGCCGGCAGCCACGCCGTAGTGGACCTGCACGGCACCTACGCGCGGGTGGTGTGCCTGGAATGCGGGCACCGGATGTCTCGCTCGGCGCTGCACGACCTGCTCGACGCAGCCAATCCGGGTTTTCTGGAACGTGCTGAGTCGGTGGGCGCCATCGCGGTGGCACCCGACGCCGATGCGATGCTCGACGACACCGCGGGCTTTCGGATCGTCGATTGCCCCGAGTGTGGCGGAATGCTCAAGCCCGACATCGTCTACTTCGGCGAAAGCGTCCCCAAAGCCCGCGTGGATGTTGCGTATTCGATGGTCGACCATGCCGATGCGCTGCTGGTCGCGGGTTCGTCACTGACGGTGTATTCGGGCTACCGATTCGTCCGCCACGCCTGCGCTCGTGGTATCCCGGTGGCGATCATCAACCGCGGTCGCACCCGCGGCGACGATCTGGCCTCGGTCAAGATCGACAACGGTTGCTCACCCATGCTTGCGTTGCTGGCCGACGAACTGCCTGCCCCAGCCGCCCCGGAGCTGAGCGCGTGA
- a CDS encoding HNH endonuclease signature motif containing protein: MSSVATDSGADVGSPAERLAVLFDEVAELCGQRNAIDGRLVQIVAEIDRDGLWCITGCRSVAALVAWKTGVSPNNATSMVAIADRLTEFPRCVTGLREGRLSLDQVAVIAQRAGAGSDEHYAELAQSATVTQLRTAIKLEPRPDPDPRPQPRPSISTRVNGDMTCWTIWLPTIESAKLEAGLASQHDGLIADWKRDHTIDTSDDSTDPDTDGSAARPPMPTRVDALMALVEAGWDAEVAARPHGQHTTVIVHVDVTDKLSSLHLGPLLSDAERQYLGCDATAQVWFERDGQLIGSGRTTRTISRRLRRALEYRHPTCAVPGCGATRGLHAHHLRHWEDGGPTDLDNLVLLCPWHHRAHHRGAITITGTGHNITVTDATGQTLHPGSLARPPTTTAPDVAPYPGPTGERAHWWWYDPYQPPPPTHTN, encoded by the coding sequence ATGTCTTCGGTCGCAACGGACAGCGGGGCCGACGTCGGGTCTCCGGCGGAGCGGTTGGCGGTGTTGTTCGATGAGGTCGCCGAGTTGTGTGGGCAGCGCAATGCCATCGATGGCCGTCTGGTGCAGATCGTCGCCGAGATCGACCGTGACGGGTTGTGGTGCATCACCGGGTGTCGGTCGGTGGCGGCGTTGGTGGCCTGGAAAACCGGTGTCTCCCCGAACAACGCCACGTCCATGGTGGCGATCGCCGACCGGCTCACCGAGTTCCCGCGCTGCGTGACGGGGTTGCGGGAGGGTCGGTTGTCGCTGGATCAGGTCGCGGTGATCGCCCAACGCGCCGGTGCGGGCTCGGACGAGCATTACGCCGAGCTGGCCCAGAGCGCCACGGTCACCCAGCTGCGCACCGCCATCAAACTCGAACCCCGACCCGACCCCGATCCACGTCCACAGCCGAGGCCGTCGATCAGTACGCGGGTCAACGGGGACATGACCTGCTGGACCATCTGGCTGCCGACCATCGAATCAGCGAAACTCGAAGCCGGGCTGGCATCCCAGCACGACGGGCTGATCGCTGACTGGAAACGCGACCACACCATCGACACCAGCGACGACAGCACCGACCCCGACACCGACGGGTCGGCTGCCCGGCCGCCGATGCCCACCCGGGTGGATGCGTTGATGGCGTTGGTCGAGGCCGGATGGGATGCCGAGGTGGCGGCCCGCCCGCACGGGCAGCACACCACCGTGATCGTGCATGTCGATGTCACCGACAAGCTCAGCTCACTGCATCTGGGTCCGCTGCTCTCCGACGCCGAGCGGCAGTATCTCGGTTGTGACGCCACCGCCCAGGTGTGGTTCGAACGCGACGGTCAGCTGATCGGGTCCGGGCGCACCACCCGCACCATCAGCCGCCGACTGCGCCGCGCCCTGGAGTATCGCCACCCCACCTGCGCGGTACCCGGGTGCGGGGCCACCCGCGGCCTGCATGCCCATCACCTCCGGCACTGGGAAGACGGCGGACCCACCGACCTGGACAACCTGGTGCTGCTGTGTCCCTGGCATCACCGCGCCCATCACCGCGGGGCCATCACCATCACCGGCACAGGACACAACATCACCGTCACCGACGCCACCGGCCAAACACTGCACCCCGGATCACTGGCCCGACCACCCACCACCACCGCACCCGACGTGGCGCCCTACCCCGGCCCGACCGGCGAACGCGCCCACTGGTGGTGGTACGACCCCTACCAACCACCCCCACCCACCCACACCAACTAG